CCGAAGGGGTCATTGGGGTTGTTGGGGGTGGAGGTAGACGACGATCCGTCTCCGCCCGTGGAAGTGCCGTCATCCTCCTGGCCAGGAATGATCTCAATGGCAGGGTTGATATTCTGAGTGAGGTTGTAGACAAGCTGATCGGGGTTGTTGTAGATGGCCGAGTTGGGAATCTTGATGTCCATGCGCAGGGTGTCGACCATGCTCTTGGGGTAGTAGAACTTGGCGAGCGTGGTGATGTAGCCGAGAGTCTGGGACGTGTCGTAAGGGACGAGCTTGGTCATCTGGATCTGGCTAATGTCCAGACCAGCAGCATCGGCCAAAGCCTTGGGCAGGCAGGTGAAGATCTGAGCAGCAGCGTTGGGGTTCTTGCTGACGTGCTGGTAGTTCTCACCGTGCAGGAAACCAATCTGGAGGAGAATGGTGTCCTTGGGCTGCGCGACGTTCGGGTCCGGGCCGCTGATGACCTTGGGAAGGTCAGAGGGCAGGGGAATGGTCGACGTCGGGGCAAGGGCCTCTGTGGGCGTGCTGAGCGAAGTGGACTGCTCGACAATGATGGTGCTGGGCAACCAAGACTCCGAGTCAGTGATGGTGGCCGTGGCAGGGATGCTCGTGATGATGGGAGTCGTCGTAGGCGGCGGCACAGTGACAGTAGGCGTGGTCTCGATCAAGGTCTCCGAGAGAACAGTGGTGTTCACGGGAAGAGTGGTGGTCGCGGCAGGCTCAGTAGTCAGAGACTCAGTAGTAGTGGGGACGACGTTGGTGGCCGTGGCGGTCTCGTTGGCGACGGAGGTCGACGAGAGGGTGGAAGGTGTTACCGTGGGTGCCACAGTCAAGCTGTCCGTCTGAGTCGAGTTGCTGATGGTGGTGGAAGCCGTAGGCAGCTGAGACAAGGTCGGAAGCTGCGTGGTAGTCGGGAAGGTCTCAGTAGAGGTAGTGTTCACGGGGATCTCAACAGAGCCGGTAGCCGTGGTCGTCGGCACAGAGATGGCAGTGCTGTCAGTGATGGTGACCGGAGCGCTGGTGGTAGTCTGTCCGGCGGGGACCTCGGTCGAGGTGGCGTTGACAACATCGGAAGCGGGCAGAGCGGTCGTGGAGACAGACACGGGGACCTCGGTGGAGGAGGTGATGTTGACGGCGGGCTCGCTGCTCACAACGGGGAGGCTGCTGCTGGTGGGCTCGGTAGAGATCTCAACAGAGGTCGTGGCGTTCGCGACGGGCTCAGTGGGTGCCGGGAGCGAGGTGGTGGGCACGCCAGAGGCCTCAGCGGAGGAGGTGACGTTGGCAACAGGCTCAGTCGGGATGGGAAGTCTCGTCGAGGTCGGGTCCGTGGGTGCCGGGAGCGCGGTAGGCGTTGGGATGACAACATCGGACGTCGAGGCAACAGGGACCTCGGACGACGTCGCGTTGGCGATAGGCTCGGTAAGGTTCGTGGGAACGGCAACCTGGCTGGAGACGAAGGAGACAATGGGGTCCAGCGGGTTGGTGGGCTTGCTGCTCTCAGAGACGGCGGCAGATGTGGTCTCAGTGGAGGCACCAGAGGTCACCTGAACGGCGGCAGAAGTGGTGGTCTCAACGGGAAGGACGACGGAGCTCTGGGATGACGAAACGACGGGCTCGGTCGCGTTGACGTTGGGAACCGCGCTGGTAGTCTCGGGGTTCGCAGCCACTGAAGAACGCTGAGCTTGCTCGGCAGAGGTGGTAGCCTGGGTGCTGGAAGTCTCGGACACGACGCCGGTGGGAGCCAGGAGGATACCAGATGAAGATGCGGCCGTAGTAGCCTCGCTCGATGCAGCCTGAGCGCTCGTGGCAGCTTGCGTCGAAGAAACGGCCTCGGCGGTCGAGTTGGTGACCTCGACGTTGGTGGGAGCAGCGGAGCTAGGGACGGCCTCGGTGGTAGGCACGGCAGACGACGCCTCGGCGGTAGTGGTTGCCTGGGCAGAGGTGGCAGCTGCCGAGGATTGAACGGCCTCCGTGGTGGAAGCCTGCGCAGATGACTGAGCGGCTTCAGAGGTGGTCGCAGCAGCAGAAGACTGGGCAGCCTCGGAAGTGGTGGCGGCAGCAGATGACTGAGCGGCCTCGGAGGTGCTGGCAGCAGCAGACGTCTGAACGGACCCGACAGCGGTGGTCGCGGCCGCGGAGGATTGAACAGCCTCGGAAGAGGTCGCGGCGGCGCTCGACTGAACGGCGGCAGTGGTGGTCTCGGGGGTCGTCGCTGTGGGCTGGGTGGTTGCGGCAGCCTGCGAGGTGGAGGCGGCTTCGCTGGAAACTGTCGAGGTTTCGCTGGTCGTCGGCAGAACGGTAACCGGGGGCAGAGTAGATGTGGGCACGGCGGAGCTTGTCGTCTCAGTCGTCTCTGTCGGGTCGAAGATGACGGTGCTCGAAATGATCACAGTCGTCACTCTCCCATCGGGGAGGGTCGAGACTGTGGTGGAGATTGTCGTCGGGGGTGCGGATTCGGGGGCCGAGGAGATTGTGGAAGTCGGCAACGGCGTGGGAACGGTCGACGATGAGCCAAAGAGAGAGTCCGAAAGGCTGGTGAGGATGTCACCAAATGTCGAGCTGATGGAGGCCGATGCGGTGGACTGGAAGGTGGTGCTCTCGGGGGCCGGAGGGAACGTCTCTTGTCTCGTACTCGTCGAATTCACAAACTGTCGTTTAACGTGACGCGGAAAGTAAATCTTGGGTCGTTCCTGTTCGGCGCAGGCAGTAGAGGCCAGGCCGAGGGCGGCGGCCAGAAGAGCAGTCTTTGCGTGCATGGTTTCGTTTCCCGATTATCGTATATTCAATTGAAGGTCTTTAGCGATTGTAATGATACCAATATTGGTGTTTAGTAGATGGAGGTCTCCATTCCGTGTTAGCAAGTGCTTCGATGCTCGCAAGACTCCTTGGCAACTCACTTTGTCAGGGTGTTATAGAACGAATGTACTTGACAAGGAATTGTCAATGAGCGTGATGGCGTTTGGGATTTTGGGTGTGTGAAATGAGTGACTCGACGAGATATCGTCGGATTGAATTGGGCGAGGACGTCTATTGATCCGTCACGTCGGCTGAGATTATGGCAGTTCCCGTTGTCGAATGCATGGGGAAACTGGCAGGTTGTCGGCGCGGAACCTCGACGACGATCTTCAAATGCGTCCAAAGCACATAAGGGGGGCGGTTAGATCGGCTCGACGGCAAAAAAGACCCCTTTCACGGCGTGAGGAGGCGCAGGTTGAGAATCGGAGAGGAGGTTCGACGTCGCCGGATGAATTCTTGACGGAGGCGAGGGGATGTCGAAATTCGACTGTCGAAGAGACGAGGTCGGGAGAGAGGTGGGGGCGACAAGAGGAGAGCGAGCGTGAGGAGTAAaagggaagggaagggaagagagaaaaaagcGAGGGTGGTGTAAAGGAATGGAAGGGGACGCAAGAAGGAATGTGGATGGACGAAGCAGCGAAGGATGGGAGATTGATTGATTGATGGAAACACACGACAAGGGACGAGGGACGAGAGACCGGGGGGTTGATCAGGACGGACGGGGGTGGCAGCAGAAAGACCAAGAGAACCAAGAGAGCGAGAGTAGAGGGAGGAGTCCAGGAGGAGTGTGGTGAGGGCTCAGGTCGACCGTCAGGGAGGGAGGGGACGAGATGGGATGGGCCAGCATGGACCGGGCGGGTGGTGATGGGATGGCGGGTACGAAGTCCAAGGTATCTTATCGGCTATTTTACGTGTGAAGGACACTCGTGCGTAAGTACCTGATcctcgtactccgtacacagGTACCTTGGTCCAGGTTGATCGCGGTGCTGAAGGGGGGAGAAGGGACGGGAGCTGGCTGCTGGCTGCTGGAATGGCAGAGGAACCAA
This is a stretch of genomic DNA from Colletotrichum lupini chromosome 10, complete sequence. It encodes these proteins:
- a CDS encoding basic proline-rich protein; amino-acid sequence: MHAKTALLAAALGLASTACAEQERPKIYFPRHVKRQFVNSTSTRQETFPPAPESTTFQSTASASISSTFGDILTSLSDSLFGSSSTVPTPLPTSTISSAPESAPPTTISTTVSTLPDGRVTTVIISSTVIFDPTETTETTSSAVPTSTLPPVTVLPTTSETSTVSSEAASTSQAAATTQPTATTPETTTAAVQSSAAATSSEAVQSSAAATTAVGSVQTSAAASTSEAAQSSAAATTSEAAQSSAAATTSEAAQSSAQASTTEAVQSSAAATSAQATTTAEASSAVPTTEAVPSSAAPTNVEVTNSTAEAVSSTQAATSAQAASSEATTAASSSGILLAPTGVVSETSSTQATTSAEQAQRSSVAANPETTSAVPNVNATEPVVSSSQSSVVLPVETTTSAAVQVTSGASTETTSAAVSESSKPTNPLDPIVSFVSSQVAVPTNLTEPIANATSSEVPVASTSDVVIPTPTALPAPTDPTSTRLPIPTEPVANVTSSAEASGVPTTSLPAPTEPVANATTSVEISTEPTSSSLPVVSSEPAVNITSSTEVPVSVSTTALPASDVVNATSTEVPAGQTTTSAPVTITDSTAISVPTTTATGSVEIPVNTTSTETFPTTTQLPTLSQLPTASTTISNSTQTDSLTVAPTVTPSTLSSTSVANETATATNVVPTTTESLTTEPAATTTLPVNTTVLSETLIETTPTVTVPPPTTTPIITSIPATATITDSESWLPSTIIVEQSTSLSTPTEALAPTSTIPLPSDLPKVISGPDPNVAQPKDTILLQIGFLHGENYQHVSKNPNAAAQIFTCLPKALADAAGLDISQIQMTKLVPYDTSQTLGYITTLAKFYYPKSMVDTLRMDIKIPNSAIYNNPDQLVYNLTQNINPAIEIIPGQEDDGTSTGGDGSSSTSTPNNPNDPFGTGNDGSNQSPIQKGTAAAIGIGAVGVAAAYGAAMFIIARRYKQKKQAHRRASSLTSSEMRYTGAGSPPMMGGALMSQDFSNYGAAGGRESHGSGRTRGSGPGNSARTAYISAPVAAENSLGWN